A genomic window from Pseudomonas argentinensis includes:
- a CDS encoding FAD-binding oxidoreductase has protein sequence MTDLMPIDELRTLVEPGKVLTDAASLETYGKDWTRQYEPAPSAIVFPKTVEQVQAIVRWANAHRIALVPSGGRTGLSAAAVAANGEVVVSFDYMNQILDFDASNRTVVCQPGVVTGVLQQFAEDKGLYYPVDFASSGSSQIGGNIGTNAGGIKVIRYGLTRNWVAGLKVVTGTGELLELNKDLIKNATGYDLRQLFIGAEGTLGFVVEATMRLDRAPRNLTAMVLGTPDFDSIMPVLHAFQGKLDLTAFEFFSDKGLARIMARGDVPSPFDTCCPFYALLEFEASSEEVASEALSTFEHCIEQGWVLDGVMSQSQTQLKNLWKLREYLSETISHHTPYKNDISVTVSQVPAFLRDIDAIVTEHYPDYEVVWYGHIGDGNLHLNILKPEHMDKEAFFASCARVNKWVFETVQRYNGSISAEHGVGLVKRDYLEYSRSPAEIAYMKAVKAVFDPNGIMNPGKIFA, from the coding sequence ATGACCGATCTCATGCCGATTGACGAACTCAGAACGCTGGTCGAGCCCGGCAAGGTGCTCACCGACGCTGCGTCCCTGGAAACCTACGGCAAGGACTGGACCCGGCAATACGAGCCCGCGCCCAGTGCCATCGTGTTTCCCAAGACGGTCGAGCAGGTGCAGGCCATCGTGCGCTGGGCCAACGCCCACAGGATCGCCCTGGTGCCATCGGGCGGCCGTACCGGGCTGTCGGCGGCGGCGGTGGCAGCCAATGGCGAGGTGGTGGTGTCGTTCGACTACATGAACCAGATCCTCGATTTCGACGCCTCCAACCGCACCGTGGTCTGCCAGCCGGGCGTGGTCACTGGCGTGCTGCAGCAGTTCGCCGAGGACAAGGGCCTGTATTACCCGGTGGATTTCGCCTCGAGCGGCTCCAGCCAGATCGGCGGCAACATCGGCACCAATGCCGGCGGCATCAAGGTGATCCGCTACGGCCTGACCCGTAACTGGGTGGCGGGGCTGAAGGTGGTCACCGGCACCGGCGAGTTGCTCGAGTTGAACAAGGACCTGATCAAGAACGCCACCGGCTACGACCTGCGCCAGCTGTTCATCGGTGCCGAGGGCACCCTGGGCTTCGTAGTCGAGGCGACCATGCGCCTGGACCGTGCGCCGCGTAACCTCACCGCCATGGTGCTGGGCACGCCGGACTTCGACTCGATCATGCCGGTGCTGCATGCCTTCCAGGGCAAGCTCGACCTTACCGCCTTCGAGTTCTTTTCCGACAAGGGCCTGGCGCGGATCATGGCGCGCGGTGATGTCCCCTCGCCCTTCGACACCTGCTGCCCGTTCTATGCCCTGCTGGAGTTCGAAGCCAGCAGCGAGGAAGTGGCCAGCGAGGCCCTGAGCACCTTCGAGCACTGCATCGAGCAGGGCTGGGTACTGGACGGAGTGATGAGCCAGAGCCAGACTCAGCTGAAGAACCTGTGGAAGCTGCGCGAGTACCTGTCCGAAACCATCTCGCACCACACACCCTACAAGAACGACATTTCCGTCACCGTCTCGCAGGTGCCGGCATTCCTGCGCGATATCGACGCCATCGTCACCGAGCATTATCCCGACTACGAAGTGGTCTGGTACGGCCATATCGGCGACGGTAACCTGCACCTGAACATCCTCAAGCCCGAGCACATGGACAAGGAGGCCTTCTTCGCCTCGTGCGCCCGGGTCAACAAATGGGTGTTCGAGACCGTCCAGCGCTACAACGGCTCGATCTCCGCCGAGCACGGCGTGGGCCTGGTCAAGCGCGATTACCTGGAATACAGCCGCTCGCCGGCGGAAATCGCCTACATGAAGGCGGTCAAGGCGGTGTTCGACCCCAACGGCATCATGAACCCGGGCAAGATATTCGCCTGA
- a CDS encoding autotransporter domain-containing protein has translation MIKPLILGMGLAGTLLPTLAMAYQYGEYAGGTVDRLINDYPGRYRGTSSFAGATDWMQERLSAAGYNSYRQDFTWAGSRSSQNVIVETGGTTGKNLVVGAHFDTFFGRPTLQGLDDNASGAGVLTEIARNLAGLSFEDGVTFIGFGAEEEGLRGSRAYVASLDAEARARLTGMINIDSLITGDMMYAHAGSDSVAAPQLVALREHTLRIAKELGIDLHTNPGLNAAYPAGTGCCSDAESFEGLGIPVLFVEATNWQIGDLDGYEQTTNPTIPGGATWHDPALDNESVLVGAFGAERIAQRLRDYSRLLTRLVLEATHTDLRYSALSGGAMLGTLEETLKRQQQTHQQLLERRWLSLRATPREVGSVDGGVGVEGQWQPSGGFDGSLEQRSRQATAYLFGDAQLSDWLNLGAGLSFSRGQDDLQHGGKVESDTWQAGLHALLGNTGPLWLNADLSAGRTRFDLKRSVFIQGNAGGPALLDQKLAGETDATFWGTGLLGGYDLLFGDWRTGPQAGLDYRHYRLDGFSEKSTQRTALRFADERFDSLELSFGWQVRGDIALDKAMGLQPYASLSWIEELADGMSEDFIVTSLADGSARRVSNGRENDKHFARARLGTQLIISEAFAVYAEANTRLRHANGDQASYSLGLQYLF, from the coding sequence GTGATCAAACCTCTCATTCTGGGCATGGGCCTGGCAGGCACGCTGTTACCCACCCTGGCCATGGCCTACCAATACGGCGAATACGCCGGCGGCACCGTCGACAGGCTGATCAACGACTACCCGGGCCGTTATCGCGGCACCAGCAGTTTTGCGGGCGCGACCGACTGGATGCAGGAGCGCCTGTCGGCGGCCGGGTACAACAGCTATCGCCAGGACTTTACCTGGGCAGGCAGCCGCAGCTCGCAGAACGTGATTGTCGAGACCGGCGGTACTACCGGTAAGAACCTGGTGGTCGGCGCCCATTTCGACACCTTCTTCGGCCGCCCCACCCTGCAGGGCCTGGATGACAATGCCTCGGGTGCGGGGGTGTTGACGGAAATCGCCCGCAACCTGGCCGGCCTGTCGTTCGAGGATGGCGTGACCTTTATCGGCTTCGGTGCCGAGGAGGAAGGCCTGCGTGGCTCGCGCGCCTACGTCGCCTCCCTGGATGCCGAGGCACGCGCCCGTCTGACCGGCATGATCAACATCGACAGCCTGATCACCGGCGACATGATGTACGCCCATGCCGGCTCGGACAGCGTCGCCGCACCGCAACTGGTGGCGCTACGCGAACACACCCTGCGCATTGCCAAGGAACTGGGCATCGACCTGCACACCAACCCCGGTCTGAACGCCGCCTATCCAGCCGGCACCGGCTGCTGCAGCGACGCCGAAAGCTTCGAGGGCCTGGGTATTCCGGTGCTCTTCGTGGAGGCCACCAATTGGCAAATAGGCGATCTCGACGGCTATGAGCAGACCACCAACCCGACCATTCCCGGTGGCGCCACCTGGCACGACCCGGCCCTCGACAACGAATCCGTGCTGGTCGGCGCCTTCGGTGCAGAACGCATTGCGCAGCGCCTGCGTGACTATTCCCGCCTGCTGACCCGCCTGGTGCTGGAAGCCACCCATACCGACCTGCGCTATTCGGCGCTATCCGGCGGGGCCATGCTCGGCACCCTGGAAGAAACGCTCAAGCGCCAGCAGCAGACTCACCAGCAATTGCTGGAGCGTCGCTGGCTGAGCCTGCGCGCCACCCCCCGGGAAGTCGGCAGCGTCGACGGCGGTGTCGGGGTGGAGGGTCAATGGCAGCCCAGCGGCGGCTTCGACGGCTCACTGGAGCAGCGCTCCCGCCAGGCCACCGCCTACCTGTTCGGCGATGCCCAACTCAGCGACTGGCTGAACCTGGGTGCCGGCCTGAGCTTCAGCCGCGGCCAGGATGACCTGCAACACGGTGGCAAGGTAGAGAGCGACACCTGGCAGGCCGGCCTCCACGCGCTGCTGGGCAATACCGGGCCGCTGTGGCTGAACGCCGACCTCAGCGCCGGTCGTACCCGCTTCGATCTGAAGCGCTCGGTATTCATCCAGGGCAACGCCGGCGGTCCGGCGCTGCTCGACCAGAAGCTTGCCGGCGAAACCGATGCCACGTTCTGGGGCACAGGCCTGCTGGGCGGTTATGACCTGCTGTTCGGCGACTGGCGTACCGGCCCGCAAGCGGGTCTCGACTATCGCCACTACAGGCTCGATGGCTTCAGCGAGAAATCCACGCAACGTACCGCCCTGCGCTTCGCCGATGAACGCTTCGACTCGCTGGAGTTGAGCTTCGGCTGGCAGGTACGCGGCGATATCGCGCTGGACAAGGCCATGGGCTTGCAGCCTTATGCCAGCCTCAGTTGGATCGAAGAGCTGGCCGATGGCATGAGCGAGGATTTCATCGTTACCAGTCTGGCCGACGGCTCGGCACGCCGGGTGAGCAACGGTCGGGAAAACGACAAGCACTTCGCCCGCGCGCGCCTGGGCACGCAACTGATCATCAGCGAGGCCTTCGCCGTCTACGCCGAAGCCAACACGCGCCTGCGGCATGCCAATGGCGACCAGGCCAGCTATAGCCTGGGCCTGCAGTACCTGTTCTGA
- the rpiA gene encoding ribose-5-phosphate isomerase RpiA, with protein sequence MTQDQLKQAVAQAAVDFILPKLDAKSVIGVGTGSTANCFIDALAKHKLEFDGAVASSEATAARLKGHGIPVYELNTVSDLEFYVDGADESDERLNLIKGGGAALTREKIVAAVARTFICIADGSKLVPVLGEFPLPVEVIPMARSHVARQLVKLGGDPVYREGVLTDNGNVILDVHNMSITDPVKLETDINAIVGVVTNGLFAARPADLLLLGTAEGVKTLKR encoded by the coding sequence ATGACCCAGGATCAGCTCAAACAAGCCGTGGCCCAGGCCGCCGTCGACTTCATCCTTCCCAAGCTCGACGCCAAGAGCGTGATTGGGGTCGGCACCGGCTCCACCGCCAACTGCTTCATCGACGCCCTGGCCAAGCACAAGCTGGAGTTCGACGGCGCCGTGGCCAGCTCGGAAGCCACCGCCGCGCGCCTCAAGGGCCATGGTATTCCGGTGTATGAACTCAATACCGTCAGCGACCTGGAGTTCTACGTCGATGGCGCCGACGAAAGCGACGAGCGCCTGAACCTGATCAAGGGCGGCGGCGCGGCCCTGACCCGCGAGAAGATCGTCGCGGCTGTAGCACGCACCTTCATCTGCATCGCCGACGGCAGCAAGCTGGTACCGGTGCTCGGCGAATTCCCGCTGCCGGTGGAAGTGATCCCCATGGCGCGCAGCCACGTGGCCCGCCAGTTGGTCAAACTGGGCGGCGACCCGGTGTACCGTGAAGGCGTGCTGACCGACAACGGCAACGTGATCCTCGACGTACACAACATGAGCATCACCGACCCGGTGAAACTGGAAACGGACATCAACGCCATCGTCGGTGTGGTCACCAACGGCCTGTTCGCCGCCCGCCCGGCCGATCTGCTGCTGCTCGGCACCGCCGAAGGCGTGAAGACGCTCAAGCGCTGA
- a CDS encoding DUF2269 family protein, translating to MEHYLLIRVLHALPGILLLAGVSAHALMLWKAWRGGDRQVLQRKLQRTRTISLPVFAVLALSLPVSGWWMVNLAGWPLSQLWLLLGSSLFAVLMIVGLLLFGRLGAWQAQAEGAVPATSLRLVMVYTALIVVLLLVIMAVMGAKPV from the coding sequence ATGGAGCATTATCTGCTGATCAGAGTCCTCCATGCGCTGCCCGGCATTCTGCTGCTGGCGGGCGTGTCGGCCCATGCCTTGATGCTCTGGAAAGCCTGGCGCGGCGGCGACCGGCAGGTGCTGCAACGCAAGCTGCAGCGCACCCGCACCATCAGCCTGCCGGTGTTCGCCGTGCTGGCGCTGAGCCTGCCGGTGAGCGGCTGGTGGATGGTCAACCTGGCCGGCTGGCCGCTGAGCCAGCTGTGGCTGCTGCTGGGCAGCAGCCTCTTCGCTGTGCTGATGATCGTCGGCCTGCTGCTGTTCGGCCGCCTGGGCGCCTGGCAGGCGCAAGCCGAGGGCGCGGTGCCGGCCACGTCGCTGCGCCTGGTGATGGTCTATACCGCGCTGATCGTGGTGCTGCTGCTGGTGATCATGGCGGTGATGGGCGCCAAGCCGGTCTAG
- a CDS encoding NirD/YgiW/YdeI family stress tolerance protein — protein MKAPVLALLLAPLFSTAALAAGYTGPGQVAQVTTVEQALKAGDDTPVVLQGQIVKRLQDELYEFKDATGTIHVEIDDEDWPPQAISEKATVKLTGEVDKDLTSREIDVDLVELVK, from the coding sequence ATGAAAGCTCCCGTACTCGCACTGCTGCTCGCTCCGCTGTTCTCCACCGCCGCCCTGGCTGCCGGCTATACCGGCCCGGGTCAGGTCGCCCAGGTCACCACGGTCGAGCAGGCGCTGAAAGCCGGCGACGACACCCCGGTCGTGCTGCAAGGCCAGATCGTCAAGCGCCTGCAGGACGAGCTCTACGAGTTCAAGGACGCCACCGGCACCATCCATGTCGAGATCGACGACGAAGACTGGCCGCCGCAAGCCATCTCCGAGAAGGCCACCGTCAAGCTGACCGGCGAAGTCGACAAGGACCTGACCAGCCGTGAAATCGACGTCGATCTCGTCGAACTGGTGAAATAA
- a CDS encoding HAD family hydrolase codes for MRLALFDLDNTLLGGDSDHAWGDWLCERGILDGATYKARNDAFYQDYLVGRLNITDYLNFTLDIFGRTEMAQLDAWHREFMAECIEPIILPKALALLDRHRAAGDKLLIITATNRFVTAPIAARLGVDTLLATECEMVDGRYTGRTTDVPCFKEGKVTRLNRWMQENGFDLDRSTFYSDSMNDLPLLEQVSYPVAVDPDPNLLAEAEKRGWPVMSLR; via the coding sequence GTGCGTTTGGCTTTATTCGATCTCGACAATACCCTGCTTGGCGGCGACAGCGACCACGCCTGGGGCGACTGGCTGTGCGAGCGCGGGATTCTCGACGGCGCCACCTACAAGGCGCGCAACGATGCCTTCTATCAGGACTACCTGGTCGGGCGCCTGAACATCACCGACTACCTGAACTTCACTTTGGATATCTTCGGTCGCACCGAGATGGCCCAACTCGATGCCTGGCACCGCGAGTTCATGGCCGAATGCATCGAACCGATCATTCTGCCCAAGGCCCTGGCGCTGCTCGACAGGCACCGCGCCGCTGGCGACAAGCTGCTGATCATCACCGCCACCAACCGCTTCGTCACCGCGCCGATCGCCGCACGCCTGGGCGTCGACACCCTGCTGGCCACCGAATGCGAGATGGTCGACGGCCGCTACACCGGGCGCACCACCGACGTGCCGTGCTTCAAGGAAGGCAAGGTCACCCGCCTCAACCGCTGGATGCAGGAAAACGGCTTCGACCTGGACCGCTCGACCTTCTACAGCGACTCGATGAACGATCTGCCGCTGCTCGAGCAGGTCAGCTATCCGGTGGCCGTCGACCCGGATCCGAACCTGCTGGCCGAAGCCGAGAAGCGCGGCTGGCCGGTGATGTCACTGCGCTAA
- a CDS encoding SdiA-regulated domain-containing protein → MGRLFSIKGLFLLLVLVLLAALVCVGVQFRLFERAWFNVSQPVEAPAHSRWLSDYRVVIEAQRIEGLEDDVSALTYDPDRKSLFTVTNQHPKLIELSLDGKVLRQIELIGFGDPEAVEYVAPGRFVIADERAQRLVKVRIDDDTTAIDVAEAQQMSLGLEMGTKNKGFEGLAYDRKGLRLFVAKERDPMRIYEVLGFPDLDPATPNSVQIRDDRKRDAGIFVRDLSSLHYDSLTGHLLALSDESRLVVELDEAGKPLSSLSLLQGQQGLKKSVPQAEGITMDDQGVLYMTSEPNLFYVFSKGGKAD, encoded by the coding sequence ATGGGCCGTCTGTTTTCGATCAAGGGATTATTCCTGCTGTTGGTGCTTGTCCTGCTGGCCGCACTGGTTTGCGTTGGTGTGCAATTCCGCCTGTTCGAACGGGCCTGGTTCAATGTCAGCCAGCCGGTTGAAGCGCCCGCCCATTCGCGGTGGCTGAGCGACTACCGGGTGGTGATCGAGGCGCAGCGCATCGAAGGGCTGGAAGACGACGTGTCGGCGCTGACCTACGATCCGGACCGTAAAAGCCTGTTCACCGTCACCAACCAACATCCCAAGCTGATCGAGCTGTCGCTCGATGGCAAGGTGCTGCGGCAGATCGAGCTGATCGGCTTCGGCGACCCGGAAGCCGTCGAGTACGTGGCCCCCGGGCGTTTCGTCATCGCCGACGAGCGCGCGCAGCGGCTGGTCAAGGTGCGCATCGACGATGACACCACCGCCATCGATGTCGCCGAGGCGCAACAGATGTCGCTGGGCCTGGAAATGGGCACCAAGAACAAGGGGTTCGAGGGGCTCGCCTATGACCGGAAAGGCCTGCGGCTGTTCGTGGCCAAGGAGCGCGACCCCATGCGCATCTATGAGGTATTGGGGTTTCCCGACCTCGATCCGGCTACGCCGAACTCCGTGCAGATTCGCGACGACCGCAAGCGCGATGCCGGCATCTTCGTGCGTGATCTTTCCAGCCTGCATTACGACAGCCTGACCGGCCACCTGCTGGCGCTGTCGGATGAGTCGCGCCTGGTCGTCGAACTGGATGAAGCCGGCAAGCCGCTCAGCAGCCTGTCACTGTTGCAAGGGCAGCAGGGTCTGAAGAAGTCGGTGCCCCAGGCCGAGGGCATCACCATGGACGATCAGGGCGTGCTGTACATGACCAGCGAGCCCAACCTCTTCTATGTATTCAGCAAGGGCGGCAAGGCCGATTAG
- a CDS encoding SdiA-regulated domain-containing protein: MRRLISLKTVLLLLVLVAALLLAIWGQEFRVFERAWFNVRQPAEAPANTLWLDSYQVSREAKVIEGLDDDVSALTYDPVRKTLFTVTNQNTRLIELSLDGKMLREIRLVGFGDPEAVEYVAPGVLVIADERPQRLVEVRIDDATTQVDAADGQQLSLGLEMEAKNKGFEGLAYDLAGKRLFIAKERDPLRIYEVHGFPHLDPHSPSAIRIIDDRERDEGLFVRDLSSLQYDARTGHLLALSDDSRLLVEMDTKGEPVSSLSLVGGQQGLKEPVPQAEGIAMDEQGVIYMISEPNLFYTFEKRPGDR; encoded by the coding sequence ATGCGTCGTCTGATTTCCCTCAAGACCGTGTTGCTGCTGCTGGTACTGGTCGCGGCATTGTTGCTGGCTATCTGGGGCCAGGAGTTCCGGGTATTCGAGCGGGCCTGGTTCAATGTGCGACAGCCCGCCGAGGCGCCGGCCAATACGCTGTGGCTCGATAGCTATCAGGTGAGCCGTGAGGCCAAGGTGATCGAAGGGCTGGACGACGACGTGTCGGCGCTGACCTACGATCCGGTGCGCAAAACGCTGTTTACCGTCACCAACCAGAATACCCGGTTGATCGAGCTGTCGCTCGACGGCAAGATGCTGCGCGAGATCCGTCTGGTCGGCTTCGGCGATCCGGAAGCCGTGGAGTACGTCGCCCCTGGCGTCCTGGTGATCGCCGATGAACGCCCGCAGCGCCTGGTGGAGGTTCGCATCGACGACGCCACTACCCAGGTCGATGCTGCCGACGGCCAGCAGCTGTCGCTGGGCCTGGAAATGGAGGCCAAGAACAAGGGCTTCGAGGGCCTGGCCTATGACCTGGCGGGCAAGCGCCTGTTCATTGCCAAGGAGCGTGATCCGCTGCGCATTTACGAGGTGCACGGCTTCCCGCATCTCGATCCGCACAGCCCCTCGGCAATCCGCATCATCGATGACCGTGAGCGCGACGAAGGCCTGTTCGTCCGCGATCTGTCCAGCCTGCAATACGATGCCCGTACCGGTCACCTGCTGGCGCTGTCCGATGATTCGCGGCTGCTGGTGGAAATGGATACCAAGGGCGAACCGGTCAGCAGTCTGTCGCTGGTCGGCGGCCAGCAGGGCCTCAAGGAGCCCGTGCCCCAGGCCGAAGGTATCGCCATGGACGAGCAGGGCGTGATCTACATGATCAGCGAGCCCAACCTGTTCTACACCTTCGAAAAAAGGCCGGGTGATCGCTGA
- a CDS encoding fumarylacetoacetate hydrolase family protein gives MSYQHQYIDGTRIHFPLGKVVCVGRNYAEHAKELNNPLPTEPLLFIKPGSCVVPLEGGFSIPGDRGSVHYEAEIAVLIGKPLSRQPNEEEVIDAISGFAPALDLTLRDLQSKLKDKGHPWEIAKSFDGACVLAPFVPGDAVADLTAIGIRLTINGEVRQDGSSAEMIFPIVPVIQEMAGHFNLQPGDVILTGTPAGVGPLNKGDELVLDLVGHSSFASRVL, from the coding sequence ATGAGCTACCAGCACCAGTACATCGATGGCACCCGTATCCATTTCCCGCTGGGCAAGGTGGTGTGCGTCGGCCGCAACTACGCCGAACACGCCAAGGAGCTCAACAACCCGCTGCCGACCGAACCGTTGCTGTTCATCAAGCCGGGTAGCTGCGTGGTGCCGCTGGAAGGTGGCTTCAGCATCCCGGGAGATCGTGGCTCGGTGCATTACGAGGCGGAAATCGCCGTGCTGATCGGTAAGCCCCTGTCGCGCCAGCCCAACGAGGAAGAGGTGATCGACGCCATCTCCGGCTTCGCTCCGGCCCTGGACCTGACCCTGCGTGACCTGCAGAGCAAGCTCAAGGACAAGGGCCATCCCTGGGAGATCGCCAAGTCCTTCGACGGCGCCTGCGTGCTGGCGCCCTTCGTGCCGGGTGATGCTGTGGCCGACCTGACCGCTATCGGCATCCGCCTGACCATCAACGGCGAGGTGCGCCAGGATGGCAGCAGCGCCGAGATGATCTTCCCGATCGTGCCGGTGATCCAGGAAATGGCCGGCCACTTCAACCTGCAACCCGGCGACGTGATCCTTACCGGCACGCCCGCAGGCGTCGGCCCGCTGAACAAGGGCGACGAGCTGGTGCTGGATCTGGTCGGTCACTCGAGCTTCGCCAGCCGGGTCCTCTGA
- the ilvA gene encoding threonine ammonia-lyase, biosynthetic, with translation MLEQYVKKTLTSRVYDVAVETPLQPARQLSERLGNQILLKREDLQPVYSFKIRGAYNKLVQLSPEELARGVVTASAGNHAQGLALAAKHMGVKATIVMPRTTPELKVQGVRSRGGKVVLHGDAFPEALAHSLKLVEEKGYTYIHPYDDPLVIAGQGTVAMEILRQHQGRLDAVFVPVGGGGLIAGIAAYIKYLRPEVRVIGVEPDDSNCLQQALAAGERVVLPQVGLFADGVAVAQIGQHTFAICKDHVDEVITVSTDEICAAIKDIYDDTRSITEPAGALAVAGIKRYVEREGISGQVLVGIDSGANVNFDRLRHVAERAELGEKREAIIAVTIPERPGSFKAFCEAIGKRQITEFNYRYHQDGEAHIFVGVQTHPENDPRAALVENLRSQGFPVLDLTDNELAKLHIRHTVGGHAAAVPDECVFRFEFPERPGALFNFLNKLGGRWNITLFHYRNHGAADGRVLAALQVPEDERHLLAPALDEIGYPYWDESDNPAYKLFLG, from the coding sequence ATGCTCGAACAGTACGTCAAGAAGACCCTGACCTCCCGTGTCTATGACGTTGCCGTGGAAACCCCGCTGCAACCCGCTCGCCAACTTTCCGAACGCCTGGGCAATCAGATTCTGCTCAAGCGCGAGGATCTGCAGCCGGTTTACTCGTTCAAGATTCGTGGCGCCTACAACAAGCTCGTCCAGCTCAGCCCTGAAGAACTGGCGCGCGGCGTGGTCACCGCCTCGGCCGGCAACCATGCCCAGGGCCTGGCGTTGGCTGCCAAGCACATGGGCGTGAAGGCGACCATCGTCATGCCGCGCACCACGCCCGAGCTCAAGGTGCAGGGCGTGCGTTCGCGGGGCGGCAAGGTGGTGCTGCATGGCGATGCCTTCCCCGAGGCCCTGGCTCACTCGCTGAAGCTGGTCGAGGAAAAGGGCTACACCTATATCCATCCCTACGATGATCCGCTGGTGATCGCCGGCCAGGGCACCGTGGCGATGGAAATCCTCCGTCAGCACCAGGGGCGCCTCGATGCGGTATTCGTACCGGTCGGCGGCGGCGGCCTGATCGCCGGTATCGCCGCCTACATCAAGTACCTGCGTCCTGAGGTGAGGGTCATCGGCGTGGAGCCGGACGACTCCAATTGCCTGCAGCAGGCCCTGGCCGCTGGCGAGCGCGTGGTGTTGCCCCAGGTCGGGCTGTTCGCCGATGGCGTGGCGGTGGCGCAGATCGGCCAGCACACCTTCGCCATCTGCAAGGATCATGTCGACGAGGTGATCACCGTCAGTACCGACGAGATCTGCGCGGCGATCAAGGACATCTACGACGATACCCGCTCGATCACCGAGCCAGCCGGCGCATTGGCCGTGGCCGGGATCAAGCGCTACGTCGAACGGGAAGGAATCAGTGGCCAGGTGCTGGTCGGCATCGACTCCGGCGCCAACGTCAACTTCGACCGCCTGCGCCATGTGGCCGAGCGCGCCGAGCTGGGGGAAAAGCGCGAGGCGATCATCGCCGTCACCATCCCCGAGAGGCCGGGCAGTTTCAAGGCGTTCTGCGAGGCCATCGGCAAGCGGCAGATCACCGAATTCAACTACCGCTATCACCAGGACGGCGAGGCGCACATCTTCGTCGGCGTGCAGACCCACCCGGAGAACGACCCGCGCGCGGCGCTGGTGGAAAACCTGCGCAGTCAGGGCTTCCCGGTACTCGACCTGACCGACAACGAACTGGCCAAGCTGCATATCCGCCACACCGTGGGCGGTCATGCCGCGGCGGTGCCGGACGAGTGCGTGTTCCGCTTCGAGTTTCCCGAGCGGCCGGGCGCGTTGTTCAACTTCCTCAACAAGCTGGGCGGGCGCTGGAACATCACCCTGTTCCATTACCGCAACCATGGCGCCGCCGATGGCCGGGTGCTGGCGGCCCTGCAGGTGCCGGAAGACGAGCGCCACCTGCTGGCGCCGGCGCTGGACGAGATCGGCTATCCGTACTGGGACGAGAGCGACAACCCGGCCTACAAGCTGTTTCTTGGCTAG
- a CDS encoding RNA pyrophosphohydrolase — protein sequence MIDPDGFRPNVGIILTNDVGQVLWARRINQDAWQFPQGGINDRESPEEALYRELNEEVGLEEQDVKILACTRGWLRYRLPQRLVRTHSQPLCIGQKQKWFLLRLTSDEQRVRMDLTGKPEFDGWRWVSYWYPLGQVVTFKREVYRRALKELAPRLLARD from the coding sequence GTGATCGATCCTGATGGTTTTCGCCCCAACGTCGGCATCATTCTCACCAATGATGTTGGCCAGGTGCTTTGGGCGCGTCGAATTAACCAGGATGCCTGGCAGTTCCCGCAAGGCGGTATCAATGACCGCGAGTCGCCGGAAGAAGCGTTGTACCGCGAACTCAACGAGGAGGTGGGCCTGGAAGAGCAGGACGTGAAAATTCTCGCCTGCACCCGGGGCTGGTTGAGGTATCGTCTGCCCCAGCGCCTGGTGCGCACGCATAGCCAGCCGCTGTGCATCGGCCAGAAACAGAAGTGGTTCCTGCTGCGCCTGACCTCCGATGAGCAACGGGTGCGTATGGACCTGACCGGCAAGCCGGAGTTCGACGGCTGGCGCTGGGTCAGTTATTGGTACCCGTTGGGGCAGGTGGTTACATTCAAGCGCGAAGTCTACCGTCGCGCACTCAAGGAACTCGCACCGCGCCTGTTGGCACGGGATTAG